In the genome of Phytoactinopolyspora mesophila, one region contains:
- a CDS encoding GH39 family glycosyl hydrolase, which translates to MSNTIERQLQVDGAPCAEIPLPHVWRECVGAGRANEALRADWQQQFKEAVDALGFRFVRFHGLFHDDMFVYRESYGGGFGPNTRLASPIHTFSYVDKVFDFILDCGARPFVELGFMPSELATVRETVFWWGAHCSPPKDMARWVELVSSTVQHWIDRYGLAEVREWRFEVWNEPNLVPHFWTGTKTEYFDLYAHTVTAIKDIDPELRVGGPSTSVFVPDDRYRGETEDRSAMHETATATDVDGLDWRPVWIEEFIDWCAERALPVDFISTHLYPTDFAFDSDGAGIQIARYADATSDDLVLLRKLVANSAYPEAEIHITEWSSSPSSRDHVHDSLFAATYITRSYLKCATLADSIAYWTFTDVFEEGGAGIGPFHGGFGLVNETGIRKPTFHAFAMLERLGDRLLLSTSDGVLTRDSQTSAVSAVFFNYPEEMGMKAVGSHSSYSAARGLAEVGSSRRIQHSIAGLQPGTTFFVEIIDWDHGNVAEAWYQMGSPVNPSREETAYLSRVADSLQRYTLTVPDTGVLDLDVDLPPWAVMALWQSA; encoded by the coding sequence ATGAGTAACACGATCGAACGCCAACTGCAGGTCGACGGCGCACCATGCGCCGAGATCCCACTCCCCCACGTGTGGAGAGAATGCGTTGGCGCCGGACGGGCGAACGAGGCACTGCGCGCCGATTGGCAACAGCAGTTCAAGGAAGCCGTCGACGCACTGGGGTTCCGATTCGTCCGGTTCCATGGGCTGTTTCACGACGACATGTTCGTGTACCGGGAGAGCTACGGCGGCGGGTTCGGGCCGAACACCCGCCTGGCGTCCCCGATACACACTTTCAGCTACGTGGACAAAGTGTTCGACTTCATCTTGGACTGCGGTGCCCGCCCCTTCGTCGAGCTGGGCTTCATGCCGAGCGAGCTCGCGACGGTGCGGGAGACGGTGTTCTGGTGGGGCGCGCACTGTAGCCCACCCAAAGACATGGCCCGGTGGGTTGAGCTGGTCAGCAGCACAGTCCAGCATTGGATCGATCGGTACGGCCTGGCCGAGGTTCGTGAGTGGCGCTTCGAGGTGTGGAACGAGCCGAACCTGGTTCCGCACTTCTGGACCGGGACGAAGACAGAGTATTTCGACCTCTACGCGCACACCGTCACCGCGATCAAGGACATCGACCCCGAGCTGAGGGTGGGCGGACCCTCCACCAGCGTCTTCGTGCCTGACGACCGCTACCGGGGCGAGACCGAGGACCGCTCGGCGATGCATGAGACAGCCACGGCGACCGATGTCGACGGTCTCGACTGGCGCCCGGTCTGGATCGAGGAGTTCATCGACTGGTGCGCCGAGCGCGCTCTTCCGGTCGACTTCATCTCGACTCACCTGTATCCGACCGACTTCGCGTTCGACTCCGATGGTGCGGGCATCCAGATCGCGCGCTACGCCGACGCGACATCCGACGACCTCGTCCTGCTTCGCAAGCTGGTCGCGAACAGCGCGTATCCCGAAGCGGAGATTCACATCACGGAGTGGTCCTCGTCGCCGTCGTCGCGCGACCACGTCCACGATTCACTGTTCGCCGCCACATACATCACCCGGTCGTACCTGAAATGCGCCACCCTCGCCGATTCGATCGCCTATTGGACCTTCACCGACGTATTCGAGGAGGGGGGCGCCGGGATCGGGCCGTTTCACGGCGGGTTCGGCCTGGTCAATGAGACCGGTATCCGCAAGCCGACCTTCCACGCGTTCGCGATGCTCGAACGCCTCGGGGACCGGCTTCTTCTGTCGACTTCCGACGGGGTCCTCACACGAGACAGCCAGACGTCAGCTGTGTCCGCGGTGTTTTTCAACTATCCCGAGGAGATGGGCATGAAGGCGGTCGGCTCGCACAGCTCGTACTCGGCGGCACGCGGACTGGCCGAGGTGGGTTCGAGCCGCAGGATCCAGCACTCCATCGCTGGACTCCAACCGGGCACGACGTTCTTTGTGGAGATCATCGACTGGGACCACGGGAACGTCGCCGAGGCCTGGTACCAGATGGGTTCCCCCGTGAACCCGTCCCGGGAAGAGACCGCCTACTTGAGCCGAGTCGCGGACTCACTCCAGCGTTACACCCTGACCGTGCCCGACACCGGCGTGCTCGATCTCGATGTCGACCTGCCGCCGTGGGCGGTTATGGCCCTGTGGCAGTCGGCTTGA
- a CDS encoding LacI family DNA-binding transcriptional regulator: protein MNGRPRSERPTLTDVAHRAGVSLATASKVLNGRTDVAASTRERVLGIVTEIGYKPTTAPPTRGRDRTLVTVLDIVESQYAATVLQGILVAATAARAELLVRLPPEESIGMSRAAARSWIAEQRSSGAIGIIELAVTVPDSVLLAARDLELPVVTIDPIDTTDPRVVSIGSTNWAGGRSATEHVIELGHRRVAWIGGPLGSAPSADRFHGYQAALDSAGVLPDPTLIRHDAFSVEAGRRHGRDFLGLHEPPTAIVAGNDEIAVGVLAAAEELRISVPGELSVTGFDDTPQTQWTTPRLTSVRQPLAGMGRMAVETVLGMAEGTQPASRHVELATTLNVRDSTGPVPS, encoded by the coding sequence ATGAACGGTCGACCCCGTTCTGAACGTCCCACGCTTACGGATGTAGCCCATCGCGCCGGTGTCTCGCTGGCGACTGCCTCGAAGGTCCTCAACGGGCGCACCGATGTGGCAGCCAGCACTCGTGAACGCGTCCTTGGCATCGTCACCGAGATCGGCTACAAGCCCACCACGGCACCTCCCACCCGGGGAAGGGATCGGACCCTCGTCACCGTCCTCGACATCGTCGAGTCTCAGTACGCGGCCACTGTCCTCCAGGGGATCCTGGTGGCCGCGACCGCCGCGCGGGCCGAGCTGCTCGTGCGGCTGCCGCCGGAAGAGTCGATTGGCATGAGCCGTGCGGCCGCCCGGTCGTGGATCGCCGAGCAGAGATCATCCGGCGCCATCGGGATCATCGAACTTGCGGTCACCGTGCCTGACTCGGTGCTGCTTGCCGCACGTGATCTCGAACTCCCGGTCGTGACGATCGATCCGATCGACACGACAGACCCCCGGGTGGTCAGCATTGGATCCACCAACTGGGCAGGTGGCCGCTCGGCAACCGAACACGTCATAGAGCTCGGACACCGCAGGGTCGCTTGGATAGGCGGCCCCCTGGGCTCGGCTCCGTCGGCCGATCGCTTTCACGGGTACCAGGCCGCGCTCGACTCCGCCGGCGTCCTGCCGGATCCCACCCTGATTCGCCACGACGCGTTCTCGGTCGAAGCCGGACGCCGCCACGGCCGGGACTTCCTCGGGCTACATGAACCGCCGACCGCAATTGTCGCCGGTAACGACGAGATCGCCGTCGGCGTGCTCGCCGCCGCCGAGGAACTCCGCATCAGCGTTCCGGGTGAGCTGTCGGTCACCGGATTCGACGACACACCGCAGACCCAATGGACCACCCCCCGGCTCACGTCCGTCCGGCAGCCTCTTGCCGGCATGGGGCGGATGGCGGTCGAGACCGTCCTCGGTATGGCGGAGGGCACGCAACCCGCCTCCCGGCATGTCGAGCTGGCCACAACTCTCAATGTTCGCGACTCAACAGGCCCGGTGCCGTCGTGA
- a CDS encoding DUF624 domain-containing protein: MSQNRELGSGPLGQLTGALYWYLVVSLLLILATLPGLVGLALLDRSTGNAPLAALCLVPLGPALSAALFALQDRTGAEWLTPASSFWRGYRLNAVDVLRLWVPTLVVLTLITISLANLDGAAVPRGYGGALLAITALVLVWAVNALVIASFFTFRARDVARLAAHYLFKQPRVTLGTVSMLIVASAIVVVTFDVVMAMLGGVWAGFLLHNHRPLVRDVRERFTE; the protein is encoded by the coding sequence ATGAGCCAGAACCGCGAGTTAGGAAGCGGCCCCCTGGGACAGCTGACCGGAGCCTTGTACTGGTATCTGGTGGTGTCACTGCTGCTGATCTTGGCGACGCTGCCCGGGTTGGTCGGCCTTGCGCTGCTCGACCGTTCGACGGGCAACGCACCGCTAGCCGCCTTGTGCCTGGTTCCGCTCGGTCCGGCGTTGTCTGCCGCGTTGTTCGCATTGCAGGACAGGACAGGTGCCGAATGGCTGACTCCGGCGTCCTCGTTCTGGCGTGGCTATCGGCTCAACGCGGTTGACGTGCTGCGGCTGTGGGTGCCGACGCTGGTGGTACTGACCCTTATCACGATAAGTCTCGCCAATCTTGATGGCGCGGCAGTTCCCCGTGGCTACGGCGGTGCTCTGCTCGCGATCACGGCGTTAGTGCTGGTGTGGGCCGTCAACGCGCTCGTGATCGCGTCCTTCTTCACGTTCCGGGCTCGGGACGTCGCCCGGCTGGCCGCGCATTACCTGTTCAAGCAGCCGCGCGTGACGCTGGGCACGGTGTCTATGCTCATCGTGGCTTCCGCGATCGTCGTCGTCACCTTCGACGTGGTCATGGCAATGCTGGGTGGAGTATGGGCGGGCTTCCTGCTGCACAACCACCGGCCGCTCGTCCGAGACGTGCGGGAACGCTTCACCGAATAG
- a CDS encoding LacI family DNA-binding transcriptional regulator, whose protein sequence is MTNPVSRPTLVDVARAAGVSRATASRVMAGNESVRADLAQRVAAAAERLNYRTNTAARALRRGASGSIALIAPSSHLDGFLGPFVGAPLQGASAVLFDRALQPVLLLDDGRNSAPLIRHLSSGHVDAAVVILHSESEPLYRELDEASIPVIYVGHPTVELDPGRSFVDCDHYGGARMAVRALLEAGRRHIAMIGGPPSYFPAAERVRGFQNELDEWGVSPGPAAHGDFEMPSGSRAAAQLMRRMPDIDGLFVANDLMAVGALRVIEASGRRVPDDVSIVSYDDTVVAETADPPLTSVRQPFRDMGARAAEMALDSLVNPQDYPRHVLLPTTLTVRESV, encoded by the coding sequence GTGACCAACCCGGTGAGTCGTCCGACACTTGTCGACGTAGCACGCGCGGCTGGAGTCTCGCGAGCAACCGCGTCGCGGGTGATGGCCGGCAACGAGAGCGTACGCGCCGATCTCGCGCAGCGCGTCGCCGCGGCCGCCGAACGGCTGAACTACCGGACGAACACCGCGGCACGGGCCCTGAGGCGCGGCGCTTCGGGGTCTATCGCCCTTATCGCCCCCAGCAGCCACCTCGATGGCTTTCTCGGGCCATTTGTCGGCGCGCCGTTGCAGGGCGCCTCCGCGGTCCTCTTCGACCGGGCGTTGCAACCTGTCCTGCTACTGGACGACGGCCGGAATTCGGCGCCGCTCATCCGGCACCTTTCCTCCGGCCATGTCGACGCGGCGGTGGTCATCCTGCACAGCGAGTCAGAACCGCTGTACCGCGAACTCGACGAGGCGAGTATTCCGGTCATCTATGTCGGTCACCCGACGGTCGAACTTGACCCCGGCCGGTCGTTTGTCGATTGCGACCACTACGGCGGCGCGCGGATGGCTGTCCGTGCTCTACTCGAGGCCGGGCGCCGCCACATCGCGATGATCGGCGGTCCCCCGTCGTATTTCCCGGCGGCCGAGCGTGTGCGCGGTTTCCAGAACGAACTCGACGAGTGGGGTGTCTCGCCCGGACCGGCCGCCCACGGCGACTTCGAGATGCCTTCCGGTTCGCGGGCGGCCGCCCAACTGATGCGCAGGATGCCCGACATCGACGGGTTGTTCGTCGCCAACGATCTGATGGCCGTTGGCGCCCTGCGCGTCATCGAGGCGAGTGGCCGGCGAGTGCCGGACGACGTGTCAATAGTGAGCTACGACGACACAGTGGTGGCCGAAACAGCCGACCCACCCCTGACGTCGGTCCGGCAGCCGTTCCGGGACATGGGCGCGAGGGCCGCTGAGATGGCACTGGACTCGCTCGTCAATCCACAGGACTATCCCCGGCATGTGCTGCTGCCGACCACTTTGACTGTCCGCGAGTCGGTCTAG
- a CDS encoding carbohydrate ABC transporter permease, translating to MVIQGAQEGRTVPKTASAGIKDSTGYRVFTWVNTILLLLFVAIILYPLLTIVAQSFSSEGAIRTGQVNLFPVGFNLDTYRAVAENPLFWRNYRNTVTYTVVGTTVAMILTTSLAFVISKKHLRGRGLLIGIAVFTMFFNGGLIPNYVLIMNLGLKNTMWAVVLPGALSVFNLLVMKSFFENLPTELEESAQIDGLNWFGILFRIVLPLSKAVIATMVLFYAVMYWNDWFTAFLYIDRQDLMPVTMFLRNLIAGASSAASEGAAGQGMLTSAVSANIQAVTMVLTVIPILCVYPFIQRYFVTGIMLGSVKG from the coding sequence ATGGTGATCCAAGGCGCACAAGAAGGCCGGACGGTGCCGAAGACCGCATCGGCCGGGATCAAAGACAGTACCGGATACCGGGTGTTCACTTGGGTCAACACCATCCTGTTGCTCCTGTTCGTCGCAATCATCTTGTATCCGTTACTGACGATCGTCGCGCAGTCGTTCAGCAGCGAAGGAGCGATCCGCACCGGCCAGGTGAACCTGTTCCCCGTCGGATTCAACCTGGACACGTACCGTGCAGTGGCCGAGAATCCGCTGTTCTGGAGGAACTACCGCAACACGGTGACCTACACGGTTGTCGGAACGACTGTCGCGATGATTCTGACGACATCGCTGGCGTTCGTGATCTCCAAGAAACATCTGCGGGGCCGCGGCCTTCTCATCGGCATTGCGGTGTTCACCATGTTCTTCAACGGTGGACTGATCCCGAACTACGTGCTCATCATGAATCTCGGGTTGAAGAACACGATGTGGGCCGTGGTACTTCCAGGGGCGCTCTCCGTGTTCAACCTGCTGGTGATGAAGTCGTTCTTCGAGAATCTCCCGACCGAACTCGAGGAATCGGCACAGATCGACGGCCTCAATTGGTTCGGAATCCTGTTCCGGATCGTGCTGCCGCTTTCGAAGGCGGTTATCGCCACGATGGTGCTGTTCTACGCGGTCATGTATTGGAACGATTGGTTCACGGCCTTCCTGTATATCGATCGCCAGGATCTGATGCCGGTAACGATGTTCCTGCGGAACCTCATCGCCGGGGCGTCGTCCGCAGCGTCCGAGGGGGCGGCCGGGCAGGGCATGCTGACCTCGGCAGTCTCCGCCAACATCCAGGCTGTGACCATGGTCCTCACGGTGATTCCGATCTTGTGCGTGTACCCGTTCATCCAGCGCTATTTCGTCACCGGCATCATGCTCGGTTCGGTGAAGGGCTGA
- a CDS encoding ABC transporter permease, translating to MTTIEQQSRLGSGSAARSRKPGRARRPAKRNWRRTLKRDWQLYALAILPLAFLAIFRYAPMVGNVIAFRTFRPGGSIFGEQWVGLRYVRMFINDPAFWNVFTNTAILGGLTLAVCFPLPIILALMLNEVRVRRFKKIVQSISYLPHFLSIVIVVGMLMQLLSVEGTVNQILRAFDFDPIPFLQRPEWFRAIYVGSEVWQTVGWGTILYLAALTTVDQQLYEAARIDGANRWRQTWHVTLPGIRPMMVTLLILNTGMFLNVGFEKVLLLYNPMTYATADVVSTYLYRVGLVANNLSYAAAIGLFQALIGLAMILSANMISRRLVGSSLW from the coding sequence ATGACAACGATCGAACAACAGAGTCGGCTCGGCTCCGGGAGCGCCGCGCGCTCCCGGAAGCCGGGACGAGCTCGCCGGCCGGCGAAGCGGAACTGGCGGCGTACGCTAAAACGTGACTGGCAGTTGTACGCGCTGGCTATCCTGCCGCTCGCCTTCCTCGCGATCTTCCGATACGCACCGATGGTCGGCAACGTGATCGCGTTCCGGACATTCAGGCCGGGTGGGTCGATATTCGGCGAGCAGTGGGTGGGTTTGCGCTACGTGCGGATGTTCATCAACGATCCCGCCTTCTGGAATGTGTTCACCAACACGGCGATCCTCGGTGGATTGACGCTTGCGGTCTGCTTCCCATTGCCGATCATCCTCGCGCTCATGCTGAACGAGGTGCGGGTCCGCCGGTTCAAGAAGATCGTGCAATCCATCTCATACCTGCCACACTTTCTCTCGATAGTCATCGTCGTCGGCATGCTCATGCAGTTGCTGTCGGTCGAGGGCACGGTCAACCAGATTCTCCGGGCGTTCGATTTCGACCCGATCCCGTTCCTGCAACGCCCCGAGTGGTTCCGGGCCATCTACGTCGGCTCCGAGGTGTGGCAGACCGTCGGGTGGGGCACCATCCTTTACCTCGCGGCACTGACCACCGTCGATCAGCAGCTGTACGAGGCGGCGCGCATCGACGGCGCGAACCGGTGGCGCCAGACCTGGCACGTCACGCTCCCCGGCATCCGGCCGATGATGGTCACGCTGCTGATCCTCAACACGGGCATGTTCCTCAACGTCGGGTTCGAGAAGGTCCTCCTGCTGTACAACCCCATGACCTACGCCACGGCCGACGTCGTGTCCACCTATCTCTATCGCGTAGGTCTCGTTGCCAACAACCTCAGCTATGCCGCGGCGATCGGCTTGTTCCAGGCGCTCATCGGCCTGGCCATGATCCTCTCGGCGAACATGATCTCGCGTCGATTGGTGGGGTCGAGCCTATGGTGA
- a CDS encoding extracellular solute-binding protein, whose translation MESYEAGDQFTATEPLNFSILWTEWPELPIKDSWEFFDVLEERTNVTLETTVIPLSDHVEKRSLLISAGDAPQIIPLVYSGEDRQFAASRAVLPVSDYLDYMPHFNKLIDDWDLEELLDTLRQDDGKLYMLPGLLEVSVPMFTLLVRKDTFDELGLDIPDTWEGFREAFLEIKQAHPDSYPLQDGFEGGSLLNYAARAFGTQAGWGFGNGVQWDDDAGQYEFAATSDEYREMLEFFHGLVDDGLLDPESFTTTTDGVERVERKIANGEAFAGSGASGTLLEWSVALDETVGEDNYELVQVPPPAGPAGAVVEPRGFWHGFMITADAKDSPDFIALIQFLDWLYYSPESREFLRWGVEGEQYTKDADGNITLEPDYTWATRKINPSGSIDIATDLGYSGFLAESTESLELRSSYDSQQTVDYIEQVLETRTPLPPPPPAPLTEEELEQSSLLFTALNDTVNTSNLQFILGERPLSEWDSYVAELEAQGLQSYVDLVNGAQQRFAESN comes from the coding sequence ATGGAGAGCTATGAAGCTGGTGACCAGTTCACGGCGACCGAACCGCTGAACTTCTCCATCCTGTGGACAGAGTGGCCGGAGCTCCCCATCAAGGACTCCTGGGAGTTCTTCGACGTCCTGGAGGAGCGTACCAACGTCACACTCGAGACGACGGTGATCCCACTCAGCGATCACGTGGAGAAGCGCAGCCTGCTGATCAGCGCCGGCGACGCTCCGCAGATCATCCCGCTCGTCTACAGCGGTGAGGACCGGCAGTTCGCGGCGTCGCGCGCCGTGCTGCCGGTCAGCGACTACCTCGACTACATGCCGCACTTCAACAAGCTCATCGACGACTGGGATCTGGAGGAGCTGCTCGACACCCTGCGACAGGACGACGGCAAGCTGTACATGCTGCCGGGACTGCTGGAGGTGTCGGTGCCCATGTTCACCCTCCTGGTCCGCAAGGACACATTCGACGAACTCGGACTTGACATTCCGGACACCTGGGAGGGCTTCCGCGAGGCGTTCCTCGAAATCAAGCAGGCGCACCCGGACTCCTACCCGCTGCAGGACGGCTTCGAAGGCGGCTCACTGCTCAACTACGCCGCCCGGGCGTTCGGCACACAGGCAGGGTGGGGCTTCGGCAACGGCGTGCAGTGGGACGACGATGCCGGACAGTACGAGTTCGCCGCCACGTCCGACGAGTACCGGGAGATGCTCGAGTTCTTCCACGGTCTCGTCGACGATGGCCTGCTCGACCCCGAGTCGTTCACCACGACCACCGATGGCGTTGAACGTGTCGAACGCAAGATCGCCAACGGTGAGGCATTCGCCGGCTCCGGGGCAAGCGGCACCCTTCTCGAATGGTCAGTGGCGCTCGATGAGACAGTCGGCGAAGACAATTACGAGCTCGTCCAGGTGCCGCCTCCGGCCGGGCCCGCCGGTGCCGTCGTCGAGCCACGCGGGTTCTGGCACGGGTTCATGATCACCGCGGATGCCAAAGACAGCCCCGATTTCATCGCGCTGATTCAGTTCCTCGACTGGCTCTATTACTCCCCCGAGTCCCGGGAGTTCCTCCGGTGGGGCGTCGAAGGTGAGCAGTACACCAAGGATGCCGACGGCAATATCACGCTGGAGCCCGACTACACGTGGGCGACGCGGAAGATCAACCCGTCTGGCTCGATCGACATCGCCACGGACCTCGGCTACAGCGGCTTCCTCGCCGAGTCGACAGAGTCACTCGAGTTGCGCAGCTCATACGACAGCCAGCAGACGGTCGACTACATCGAACAAGTGCTGGAGACCCGGACGCCGCTTCCCCCGCCGCCCCCCGCGCCGCTCACCGAGGAAGAGCTCGAGCAGTCGTCGCTGTTGTTCACCGCGCTGAACGACACGGTGAACACGAGCAATCTCCAGTTCATCCTCGGAGAGCGACCGCTGAGTGAATGGGATTCTTACGTTGCCGAGCTCGAGGCGCAGGGCCTGCAGTCCTACGTCGATCTCGTCAACGGTGCTCAGCAACGGTTCGCGGAGAGCAACTAG
- a CDS encoding ThuA domain-containing protein produces MRQALVVRGGWEGHSPTQATELFIPFLEASGYAVRIEDSPEVYAKGEDLDVDLIVQCYTMGKASHEAVMGLRAAVAAGIGLTGWHGGIADSFRESSDYLHLVGGQFATHPGKHPDEVHGDQSDYYLPHTIDVLPEAADHPIVAGLESFELTTEQYWVLTDSLCDVLATTTHPAPDWHPWHRAVTCPAVWTRHWGAGRIAVVTPGHSVDVLQHPTVRTLVERSMLWVSR; encoded by the coding sequence ATGCGGCAGGCCCTCGTGGTCAGAGGCGGCTGGGAAGGGCATTCCCCAACTCAGGCGACGGAGCTTTTCATCCCTTTTCTCGAGGCCAGCGGCTACGCCGTGCGCATCGAAGACTCACCGGAGGTGTATGCCAAGGGTGAGGACCTCGACGTCGACCTGATCGTCCAGTGCTACACGATGGGCAAGGCCTCGCACGAGGCAGTCATGGGCCTGCGGGCGGCCGTCGCCGCTGGTATCGGTCTGACCGGCTGGCACGGCGGGATTGCCGATTCGTTCCGCGAGAGCTCGGACTACCTGCACCTCGTCGGCGGACAGTTCGCGACCCACCCGGGAAAGCATCCCGACGAGGTCCATGGCGATCAGAGCGACTACTACCTGCCCCACACGATCGACGTCCTGCCGGAGGCCGCCGATCATCCGATCGTCGCCGGGCTCGAGTCATTCGAGCTGACCACCGAGCAGTACTGGGTGCTCACGGACTCCCTATGTGACGTGCTCGCGACCACCACACATCCGGCGCCGGACTGGCACCCATGGCACCGTGCCGTGACCTGCCCTGCCGTCTGGACCCGGCATTGGGGTGCTGGGCGAATAGCTGTTGTCACGCCTGGCCACAGTGTGGATGTGCTTCAGCACCCGACGGTACGCACGTTGGTCGAGAGGAGCATGCTGTGGGTGAGCCGTTGA
- a CDS encoding Gfo/Idh/MocA family protein: MGEPLRMGIVGCGNISAQYLRTLTSADETSVVAVADLDADKAAHAAATYGARAFSVDEIFGVDEIEWILNLTTPAAHEDVSLAAIGQGLSVYNEKPLCATVAAAQRVLEAAHAAGVAVGSAPDTVLGTGLQTARATLASGAIGRPVFATATMAVPGHELWHPAPDFYYAPGGGPLLDMGPYYLTALVTLLGPVAAVYGAASRTRDERIISSGPRKGERIGVAVDSHITAICEHASGALTTLIMSFDAAASQAARIEVHGEEGSMAVPDPNEFHGAVQVHSVGGTWEMVTPSAGYTGAGRGLGLIDIARSADRRTGRASAELGFHVLDVMSSILRSADDGQRRMVSSTCTVPDPVPLTELSYARTGGAGQRA; this comes from the coding sequence GTGGGTGAGCCGTTGAGGATGGGCATCGTTGGATGCGGCAACATCAGCGCGCAGTACCTCAGGACTCTGACCTCGGCCGACGAGACGTCCGTCGTCGCCGTCGCCGATCTCGACGCCGACAAGGCCGCGCACGCCGCCGCGACGTACGGGGCACGGGCCTTCAGTGTGGACGAGATCTTCGGCGTGGACGAGATCGAATGGATCCTCAATCTCACCACACCTGCGGCCCATGAGGACGTCTCACTCGCGGCCATCGGCCAGGGATTGTCTGTGTATAACGAGAAGCCGTTGTGTGCGACCGTCGCCGCGGCGCAACGGGTGCTGGAAGCCGCACACGCGGCCGGCGTCGCGGTCGGTTCCGCGCCGGATACCGTGCTCGGGACCGGGTTGCAGACCGCCCGCGCGACCCTCGCCTCCGGCGCTATCGGCCGGCCGGTATTCGCGACCGCGACCATGGCTGTTCCAGGGCACGAGCTGTGGCACCCCGCACCGGACTTCTATTACGCCCCCGGCGGGGGGCCCTTGCTGGACATGGGGCCGTACTACCTGACGGCCCTCGTCACTCTCCTCGGGCCGGTTGCCGCCGTGTACGGAGCCGCGAGCCGAACTCGGGACGAGCGGATAATCAGCTCCGGCCCCCGTAAGGGGGAGCGGATCGGTGTCGCGGTGGATTCTCACATCACAGCCATCTGTGAGCACGCGTCGGGGGCTCTGACCACATTGATCATGAGTTTCGATGCCGCCGCCAGTCAGGCAGCGCGTATCGAGGTGCACGGCGAGGAAGGATCGATGGCAGTTCCGGATCCGAACGAGTTCCACGGAGCAGTTCAAGTCCACTCAGTCGGCGGCACGTGGGAGATGGTCACTCCCTCGGCCGGGTACACCGGCGCGGGCCGGGGCCTCGGTCTGATCGACATCGCCCGCAGCGCCGACCGGCGCACCGGCCGGGCCAGCGCCGAGCTCGGGTTTCACGTGTTGGACGTGATGTCCAGCATCCTTCGCTCCGCCGATGACGGGCAGCGTCGCATGGTTTCCAGCACATGCACCGTGCCTGACCCCGTCCCGCTGACAGAGCTGTCGTATGCGCGTACTGGCGGCGCCGGTCAACGGGCATGA
- a CDS encoding helix-turn-helix domain-containing protein, with protein MLDGTFPPHVVRLLIDTLRRLGVSPIEFAQLPGLDPDVLQDDLVRIPTETAMRLWQLVTHATDHRQAGLLVADSFPKGHFDSWGYLFSTGENVVQSLHAAGELFPVVTDPGDILRIDEDGSQFVIHYRGGPYQDELPDDITALIDQFVMRSLLRLVNAGQSAPLVPVRLTFAHPTSVPRRELADVFGTSRIEVDAGANTMTLLAADALAPLPNADARLHQILRRHTAMHLEATRGLPSWEDKLHLAIETALSQGTPSLDAVAHRLTVSPRTLQRQLQQRETSWRRELDRARHTLAVRLLHDGRLSVQSIAARLEYADARAFRRAFQRWTGQTPDEFRRAKAAADRFTGPRFALSKAAAAPSRRPRITMPP; from the coding sequence GTGCTTGACGGTACTTTTCCGCCTCACGTGGTGCGTCTGCTCATCGACACGCTGCGTCGGCTCGGAGTATCTCCCATCGAATTCGCCCAACTGCCGGGGCTCGATCCGGATGTGCTTCAGGACGACCTCGTCCGCATCCCGACCGAAACCGCCATGCGGCTATGGCAGCTCGTTACTCATGCCACCGATCACCGTCAGGCAGGCCTGCTGGTCGCCGACTCCTTCCCCAAGGGTCACTTCGACTCGTGGGGTTATCTGTTCTCGACCGGCGAGAATGTGGTCCAGTCCCTGCATGCGGCTGGTGAACTGTTCCCCGTCGTCACCGACCCCGGCGACATACTGCGCATTGACGAAGACGGCAGCCAGTTCGTCATCCACTACCGTGGCGGGCCGTACCAGGACGAGTTGCCCGACGACATCACCGCATTGATCGACCAGTTCGTCATGCGCTCCCTGCTTCGATTGGTGAACGCCGGCCAGTCGGCGCCACTGGTTCCGGTCCGTCTGACCTTCGCGCATCCGACGTCAGTGCCCCGGCGCGAGTTGGCCGACGTCTTCGGCACCAGCCGTATTGAGGTCGATGCCGGTGCGAACACGATGACGCTGCTGGCGGCCGACGCCTTGGCACCCCTGCCGAATGCCGATGCACGGCTCCATCAGATCTTGCGACGGCACACCGCAATGCACCTCGAAGCCACGAGAGGCCTGCCATCGTGGGAAGACAAACTTCACCTGGCCATCGAGACTGCACTGAGCCAGGGCACGCCTAGCCTCGATGCCGTAGCCCATCGCCTGACGGTGAGCCCACGTACCCTCCAGCGGCAGCTACAACAGCGCGAAACCAGTTGGCGTAGGGAACTCGACCGCGCCAGGCACACCCTCGCGGTCCGCCTGCTACATGACGGCCGGTTAAGCGTTCAATCGATCGCCGCCCGACTGGAATACGCCGACGCCCGGGCGTTTCGGCGGGCATTCCAGCGCTGGACCGGACAAACCCCGGACGAGTTCCGCCGCGCCAAGGCCGCGGCTGACCGGTTCACCGGGCCCCGGTTCGCGTTGTCGAAGGCGGCAGCGGCGCCGAGCAGGCGGCCCAGAATAACGATGCCGCCGTAG